One Dermacentor andersoni chromosome 6, qqDerAnde1_hic_scaffold, whole genome shotgun sequence genomic window carries:
- the Prp16 gene encoding pre-mRNA-splicing factor ATP-dependent RNA helicase PRP16 — protein MSDFESIHRLEGIEEVVGGLIKKKSVHEFKAPERKSVLGLDVLAAAKRKQKLEEETGKKPRKDSDRSDESSHEMSEATFNRQYRKPRIETPTHTGGVDAKYADRIRDHREHHSRGVYASSKDSRKRPESPSSRERDRDRDRRDDRRDSGRSSSHRSRRDWSETPPRFKDPPTPNIRPKDTPSRSNWEEDEETPSRRSSWDVLTPSPRDGSERRSTDRRYRRPTDTPRATPAHKYNAWAADRRKTYATPGSKHSKDEKIPWAEDGEQKVEWEVEQQRLDREWYSIDEGYDEIHNPFASIPQEYTKKKEEALEQKKIKKVSAQQRQINKDNEKWETNRMLTSGVVLKVDVDNDFEEENEARVHVLVHNIVPPFLDGRIVFTKQPEPVLPVKDATSDMAIVSRKGSAVVRFHREQKERKKAQKKEWELAGTKLGNILGVKKKDDERDDNEEADYKTEQRFADHIKDADSQGTSEFSRKKTITQQRQYLPVFAARQELLRIIRENSIVIIVGETGSGKTTQLTQYLHEDGYSKYGMIGCTQPRRVAAMSVAKRVSDEMGCKLGEEVGYAIRFEDCTCEKTIIKYMTDGILLRESLREPDLDQYSAVIMDEAHERSLSTEVLFGLLREVVARRQDLKLIVTSATMDATKFASFFGNVPAFTIPGRTFPVELFFSKNPVEDYVDAAVKQTLQIHLQPNVGDILVFMPGQEDIEVTCELIAERLGEIDNAPPLAILPIYSQLPSDLQAKIFQKAPDGIRKCVVATNIAETSLTVDGISFVVDSGYCKLKVYNPRIGMDALQIYPVSQANANQRSGRAGRTGPGTCFRLYTDHQYKNELLKTTVPEIQRTNLANVVLLLKSLGVQDLLQFHFMDPPPQDNILNSMYQLWILGALDNVGTLTPLGRHMVEFPLDPPLSKMVIVSCDMGCSEEILTIVSMLSVPSIFYRPKGREEDSDAAREKFQVPESDHLTFLNVFLQWKLNHYSSSWCNEHFIHVKSMRKVREVRQQLKDIMGQQKMKLVSCGTDWDVVRKCICSAFFLQAARLKGIGEYINCRTGMPCHLHPTSALFGMGYTPDYVVYHELVMTTKEYMQCVTAVDGHWLAELGPMFYSVRESGRSRHRMQRDHQSQMEQEMALAEQQLRRRKDEHDEKQAAASMRAARIATPGYQPEGAPATPRRTPARFGL, from the coding sequence ATGAGCGACTTCGAGTCGATACATCGCCTGGAAGGCATCGAAGAGGTGGTGGGTGGTCTCATAAAAAAGAAGTCTGTTCACGAGTTCAAAGCACCCGAGAGGAAGTCGGTCCTCGGCCTCGACGTTCTTGCGGCCGCCAAGAGGAAGCAAAAGCTCGAAGAAGAAACCGGTAAAAAGCCCCGGAAAGATAGCGATCGCAGTGATGAATCAAGTCACGAAATGTCAGAGGCGACATTTAATAGACAGTACCGGAAACCACGCATAGAGACTCCGACACACACCGGTGGAGTGGATGCCAAGTACGCTGACCGTATTCGTGACCACCGCGAGCACCACAGCCGGGGCGTTTACGCCAGCTCAAAGGACTCCAGAAAGCGTCCGGAATCTCCGTCGTCTCGCGAGCGCGATCGTGACAGAGATCGGCGTGACGACAGGCGCGACTCCGGACGATCCTCGTCGCACCGTTCTCGCAGAGACTGGAGCGAAACGCCGCCTCGCTTCAAGGATCCTCCTACGCCCAATATTCGGCCAAAGGACACTCCGTCTCGCTCAAACTGGGAGGAGGACGAAGAAACGCCGTCACGACGCTCCTCTTGGGACGTGCTGACGCCGTCGCCTCGCGACGGCTCCGAACGGCGGAGCACGGACAGGCGGTACCGACGTCCAACAGACACACCGCGGGCTACGCCGGCGCACAAGTACAATGCCTGGGCCGCCGACAGGCGCAAGACGTACGCCACGCCAGGGAGCAAACACTCAAAAGACGAAAAGATTCCGTGGGCTGAAGACGGCGAGCAGAAGGTAGAGTGGGAGGTCGAGCAACAGAGGCTAGACCGCGAGTGGTACAGTATTGACGAGGGCTACGACGAGATACACAACCCGTTCGCTAGCATACCGCAGGAGTACACCAAGAAAAAGGAGGAAGCACTAGAGCAGAAGAAAATCAAAAAGGTTTCAGCTCAGCAGAGGCAGATCAACAAGGATAATGAGAAGTGGGAGACCAACCGAATGCTCACCAGTGGCGTAGTGCTAAAAGTTGATGTGGACAATGACTTTGAGGAGGAAAATGAGGCAAGGGTCCATGTACTTGTGCACAACATTGTGCCGCCATTTCTGGATGGACGCATTGTATTTACCAAGCAGCCCGAACCAGTGCTTCCAGTGAAAGATGCAACATCTGACATGGCCATTGTCTCTCGTAAAGGCAGTGCTGTTGTTCGTTTCCACAGGGAACAGAAAGAGCGCAAGAAAGCTCAGAAGAAAGAGTGGGAGCTGGCAGGTACGAAACTGGGCAACATCTTGGGTGTTAAGAAAAAGGATGACGAACGTGATGACAATGAAGAAGCTGATTACAAAACTGAGCAGCGCTTTGCTGATCACATCAAGGATGCTGACAGCCAAGGAACCAGTGAATTTTCACGGAAGAAGACTATAACACAACAGAGACAGTACTTGCCCGTGTTTGCAGCACGACAGGAGCTTTTGCGCATCATCAGGGAGAACAGCATTGTGATCATCGTTGGGGAAACAGGCTCTGGAAAAACAACACAGCTGACCCAGTACCTTCACGAAGATGGGTATAGTAAGTATGGCATGATCGGCTGCACACAACCCAGAAGAGTGGCAGCTATGTCTGTAGCGAAGCGAGTGTCAGATGAAATGGGCTGCAAGCTAGGCGAAGAAGTGGGTTATGCAATCCGATTTGAAGACTGCACTTGTGAGAAAACGATAATTAAGTACATGACTGATGGTATTCTCTTGAGAGAATCCTTAAGGGAGCCAGATCTTGACCAGTACAGTGCTGTTATCATGGATGAAGCCCACGAAAGGTCTCTTAGCACTGAAGTGCTTTTTGGTTTGCTTCGTGAAGTGGTGGCACGCAGGCAGGACTTGAAGCTCATTGTTACCTCTGCAACCATGGACGCCACAAAGTTTGCTTCCTTCTTTGGAAATGTCCCAGCGTTCACCATTCCCGGAAGAACCTTTCCTGTCGAACTGTTCTTTAGTAAGAATCCTGTTGAAGACTATGTTGATGCTGCTGTCAAGCAGACACTACAAATTCACTTGCAGCCCAATGTTGGAGATATATTGGTGTTCATGCCTGGACAGGAAGACATTGAGGTGACCTGTGAGCTTATTGCTGAAAGACTTGGTGAAATAGATAACGCCCCACCATTGGCCATTTTGCCTATTTATTCCCAGCTTCCTAGTGATCTTCAAGCCAAGATTTTCCAGAAGGCTCCAGATGGAATTAGAAAGTGTGTAGTGGCAACAAACATTGCTGAAACTTCACTGACAGTTGATGGAATCAGCTTTGTTGTTGACAGTGGCTACTGTAAATTAAAGGTCTACAACCCTCGCATTGGTATGGATGCATTGCAAATCTACCCTGTCAGCCAAGCAAATGCAAACCAGCGTTCTGGACGAGCCGGTCGAACAGGACCAGGGACATGCTTCAGGCTCTACACAGATCACCAGTACAAGAATGAGCTGCTTAAAACAACAGTACCAGAGATTCAGAGGACAAATCTTGCAAATGTTGTATTACTCTTAAAGTCTTTGGGTGTCCAAGACCTACTTCAGTTTCATTTTATGGATCCGCCACCCCAAGACAACATATTGAACTCCATGTATCAGCTGTGGATCCTGGGGGCACTGGATAATGTTGGAACTCTGACCCCACTAGGACGGCACATGGTTGAATTTCCTCTCGATCCTCCGCTCTCTAAAATGGTTATTGTTTCCTGTGATATGGGCTGCAGTGAGGAGATCCTCACGATAGTTTCAATGCTCTCGGTGCCCAGCATTTTCTACCGTCCAAAGGGTCGGGAGGAAGACAGTGATGCTGCACGAGAGAAGTTCCAGGTGCCTGAAAGTGACCACCTGACATTCCTCAATGTGTTCCTTCAGTGGAAGTTAAACCACTACTCATCCTCCTGGTGTAATGAGCACTTCATCCACGTAAAGTCCATGCGCAAAGTGCgtgaagtgcggcagcagctTAAGGACATTATGGGTCAGCAGAAGATGAAACTTGTCTCATGCGGCACTGACTGGGACGTTGTCCGCAAGTGCATATGTTCTGCTTTCTTCCTCCAGGCGGCACGACTCAAGGGAATCGGAGAGTATATAAACTGCCGCACGGGCATGCCTTGCCACCTTCATCCCACCAGCGCCCTCTTTGGAATGGGCTACACTCCAGACTACGTTGTCTATCACGAGCTCGTCATGACCACAAAGGAGTACATGCAGTGTGTCACTGCCGTTGATGGTCATTGGCTGGCTGAACTTGGACCCATGTTCTACAGTGTGCGTGAATCAGGCAGGTCGCGGCATAGGATGCAGAGAGACCACCAATCACAAATGGAACAGGAAATGGCTCTGGCCGAGCAGCAGCTCCGGCGGCGCAAGGATGAACATGATGAAAAGCAGGCAGCGGCTTCAATGCGTGCAGCGCGAATTGCCACACCAGGCTACCAGCCAGAAGGTGCCCCCGCTACACCCAGACGGACACCAGCCAGGTTTGGACTTTAG